gaaatatatattaaattgattaaaaaaatttaaaaataattaaaaagatataattctaatatatattagTCACCAAAATTCTAATATATATTGTTTGTACGATACGTAAATATCTacacaaatttatttttatagtagATTTAGAAtgtatgattgaaaaaaaattaatttttcgttTGTCATAGTAAATAAATATGCACAAATTAAAGAGCTAAATAAtgacataattaaaataaaattccatTTACAGtaataaatatacatatatataaatatacataaagagaaaattatttttaaattaatttaaattataattttgtaaaaaagtTTTATTGTTGTTGACTGCttataaataattcaatattGAATCTCTTCTACACTGTGTGAATTAAATTTCTAAACTTATCGATATGAAAATACATTTTCATTTCTTCGTCTTCTTACCTATTCTTTTCATGGGTTTTGGTATGTAccgaatttattaaaataattcaatataaaatttagCTAACATACTATGAAATTCTGTGTAGATATTGTCTTAAGAtaggagaaaaaaatatttaaactggagatataaaaaaaaaagcatctTTAAATCttgtttgttaaaaataaagatacacagacaaaaaaaaaaattaaaaattatttttattttcatcttttgtcACTATCCTCAGCAAACTAACTTCTTCTACCACTATTCTTGAGTGTTGACCATTAAAGTTTTTGGCTCTATACATTATTATGTCTCCTATTGagtggaaaaaaaaatataaatttttgtttctcaaataaaatctttttcttttcttaaatttttgtcCATTTCCTTCTTTTTAAATATCTTTGTTCTTGTAtttgtatttctatttttttgtctatatttttcttttagaacAAATAGAATCTAAGGACACGTGTCAAGATTATTCTCAAtagaagttttaaattttttattttaatacacgTATAAcaaatgtattaaaaatttaaatttttatatatttttcaaaaaaaaatttcaaattagtAATAGCATATATTTTGCTAAATCCTTTATGATTTTAGTTATAACATGTTTTGTTTTTAGCAATtgttatatgattttaatttcttGGCTAATGACTGTGTATTTTATGTAGGTAATAACCTAACAGAAGGAGGAATAGGATGCGTAGGTATTTTGAGTGGGGACTATTGTCCAGACCTTCAGGCATGTTTGAAGGCTTGCAAGTTTTTTCATTCTAACGATTTGATTTTGGCAGAATGTTTTCCAAAGTTTGGATGCCTTTGTACTTATTTAAATCCAGATCCAACTAAACCATGTCCACCTCATATGATAAACTAGAACAGTCATATACATTATATTATTTAGTTGTTTATCCTTTTTTGGGTGGCGTTCTAATAATGGTAAACAAAATAATGATGactgtattattatattatctatctatcaaaataataattaaacattGGCTGTACTGTGATTTATAAATCCTTGCCTTTCTCATTTTACTATTatatgataattttattttatcgtTAAATATTTTAATCAAAGAAAATTCTGAGTTTTATATTTGTTAGGGTCTTTCATTGATAGACACTTTAATTAGTTTGAATATTTTTCTCCGAGTAATAAAAAGGTCATATCCTATACTAAACACAAATTGGATAATTGGATATGACTAGATACATATATATGTTGTTGTTAATGGTCACAAAATACTCCTAATTGCACTAATTGCATTGTGTTTATAGCTAAAGTCGTCGTGGACCAAATAAAAGTTAAGgcgaattttgtttattaagaatAAACATATGTTCCTAAGGACATAGTAATTTATGCTATCGTTAAAGTAAAACATTGTATAAATAACTGACAAATTTATCCACCGAATTTGAGAGAAAGAAATGTGATTAATTTATACTGACTTTACTATGAgaaattttaatagtaaaaaaaaattactaaaatatcttGCTGGtaagacaaaaatatttttttaaaaaaattgacagaaaatttacaATTAGAGTTGGTGATATATGAACATTTTCTCTCCGTTATGCAAAAATGAAGTGATTATAGTAGAAGCAGGAAGAGAAAGTGCATCTAGATATTCAAAATGAGACCATCTAGGACAAAACATCTTATCAAAATTCGATTTAATATAGATTAAACCaatattttctcaaaatttttttccatttattATAAACAAAGAATATGAAATATGTTTAAAGTTATTTAATCTTGGTCGAAGTCTTGGCATAATAGCAATTCATTTGTGGCTGAGATCTTGACATAATAGCAATTTATTTGTCTCATGAGTAACTACATCCGATTCAAAACTTAGTTGAGACCTAGTAATGAATAGAACCCTTAAAATATTGTATGTGTGTGAGTGTATAGTATGTGTAAATTTATAttatagagtaaagtattgtttttgtcccaacgtttggggcaagttttaaagttgtccctaacgtttcaattgtcctatttaagtccctaacgttttaaaactgactcaatgttgtcctcactactagaaaattagttattacagacggatatttctgaCGGATTTTATCCTACGGAAATAGAGACGGAATTTCAGAAGGATTTTTTgtcgaaaaattaaaaaaatgaatcattataaattacagacggaaaatagaatccgtcgataattctatcggtaaaattaattttttttcgtgggAAATAGTTATagacgaaaaatctgtctgtaattaaataGGTAAAATACtactttttattaaattattatagacagaaaatccgtctgtaatttaaaattttccgtcgAAAATATTAGAATAAAGATGTGAGGATCGCGTTTATACCACTTCATTTCACACCCCAGTCACGCGATTCCACACTCATCCCTTCTGAGTGCTTCATCGGCGGCGCTATCAGCCTTGCTCTGCTGTCTCACCGAACCTCCATTGCACTCAACTTCCATCGGCTTTGCTCGCATGGCTCCTTTCCGTCGCACCCCTTCCCGGTTCATCTTCGTCGCACCCCTTCTGTCGGTCTTGCTCACATCGCTCCCTTTCGAACCCTAATGTGTGTTTCTCTCTTCGTTCTCACCACTAGTGCTTGCTCTTTTCCGTGTGTTGCTGTGTTTCTGTCTTCGATCTTGCCTCAGTTGTGCAGGTAACCCTAATCTCCTTTCTCTTTCATtgctgttttctttctttctataccATTGATAACTCTAATTATATTATCCTATGTTCCATTGCTAACTATGATTCTATTTCCTATTCTATGATAATTTTAACGTCAGTGATTATGATGAAGATATAAAGCAGGTTCTAATACTTAATAGTTTGATTTgataatagttttattttttctaaaagaatCCAAGATTGTATAAAAATGAATGTGATTTTGATCTTACAACACTGGATTCATGTTATATTTGGAGTTTCCTAAAATCATAAACTCTTTACAGGAAAAGATACTAATGATACTGATATGGAAAAGAAGGGTAGTTGGTTTTCTGCAATAACGAGAGTTTTCACACACCACTCTAAGGAGAAGCAAGTACCTAATGTAAgtgattttatttatatttgtttatttatttatgatgtgAAAAATCTTGATCCTGTTTGGCAtgttcttgatttttctttttgttgttgttaggtTTGGTTTTCTTGTTAATGATAGAGACTTGTAGTAGTATTAAAATACTtaatcatttctaatattttgaaattttgggattCTGGTCTATAAAAATGTAGATGAATATAATTACGTTGTATAAAGTTATAAACTAAAAGGATTTGATAGATGCCAATTAAGTTGTTTCATAATCagtaatagaaaattttaaatgtaGAAGACAGAATACTAACGTTTTTATGCTCATTTTCTATATGGAAAGGAAACAAAATATGCAAACTaatgtttattttgtttgaaaTCAATCATCATAAAACTCTGTATTCACTCTTTAAAATTTGCAACAAGCTCTTTTTACAACATGCAAGATTATTAACAAGTTTGCGAGTTGTGTCATATGATTGAAGTTTATCTAAGCTCTTGGATTTGGTGAACTTTCGAGTTTGATAACCTTGCCAATATAATAGGATTCGGAGAACAAAAGCTCgaaagataagaagaagaaaGGCCTAGGAAAACTAAGGCATGGAGAGACCAATTCATTCATCCCCCTCTTCAGAGAGCCAAGCAGCATTGAGAAAATCTTTCGCGACTTTGAAAGAGAGCAACAATTACTATCTGTAAGGCCTCCAATGCCTCTCGAGCAACCAAAACCAGCCCCTGTTGTCCCTCCTAGAGCTGCTTCTCCAAGGGCTCCTTCTCCGAGGGCTCCATCTCCAAGAGTTGCATCTTTTAGTAAGTTTCGAGTTTTTTTTAGCTTTGCTTCCTGCTTTCTTGTTGCGACTACATTTGAGTTGAGTTGAATGGTATGT
This region of Arachis hypogaea cultivar Tifrunner chromosome 8, arahy.Tifrunner.gnm2.J5K5, whole genome shotgun sequence genomic DNA includes:
- the LOC112708400 gene encoding protein IQ-DOMAIN 14-like, whose amino-acid sequence is MEKKGSWFSAITRVFTHHSKEKQVPNDSENKSSKDKKKKGLGKLRHGETNSFIPLFREPSSIEKIFRDFEREQQLLSVRPPMPLEQPKPAPVVPPRAASPRAPSPRAPSPRVASFSSMKK